From one Orcinus orca chromosome 10, mOrcOrc1.1, whole genome shotgun sequence genomic stretch:
- the PPP4R2 gene encoding serine/threonine-protein phosphatase 4 regulatory subunit 2 isoform X2, with protein MDVERLQEALKDFEKRGKKEVCPVLDQFLCHVAKTGETMIQWSQFKGYFIFKLEKVMDDFRTSAPEPRGPPNPNVEYIPFDEMKERILKIVTGFNGIPFTIQRLCELLTDPRRNYTGTDKFLRGVEKNVMVVSCVYPSSEKNSSNSLNRMNGVMFPGNSPSYTERSNINGPGTPRPLNRPKVSLSVPMTTNGLPESTDSKESNLKQNEDKNHSDSSTSESEGSSVSPIKNKHPDEDAVEAEGREVKRLRFDKESDVREMASQTSSSEISSVMVEETEAPSSSQNNDKEISCTRQHCTEEDEEEDEEEEESFMTSREMIPERKNQEKESDDALTVSEETSEENNQMEESDLTQVERGLHSEGSENTGPVSSSSCHETEELIGSNSSKTGEILSESSTEATEVTDEPMEQD; from the exons GATTCAGTGGTCCCAGTTTAAaggctattttattttcaaactggAGAAAGTGATGGATGATTTCAGAACTTCAGCTCCTGAACCAAGAGGTCCTCCCAACCCTAATGTCGAATATATTCCCTTtgatgaaatgaaggaaaggatactGAAAATTGTCACTGGATTTAATGG TATACCTTTTACTATTCAGCGACTATGTGAATTGCTCACAGATCCAAGGAGAAACTATACAGGAACAGACAAATTTCTCAGAGGAGTAGaaaag AATGTGATGGTGGTTAGCTGTGTTTATCCTTCTTCAGA gaAGAACAGTTCCAATAGTTTAAATCGAATGAATGGTGTTATGTTTCCTGGAAATTCACCAAGTTACACTGAAAG GTCTAATATAAATGGACCTGGAACACCCAGGCCACTTAATCGACCAAAGGTTTCTTTGTCAGTCCCCATGACAACAAATGGCTTACCTGAGAGCACAGACAGCAAAGAGTCAAACTTAAagcaaaatgaggataaaaatcacaG TGACTCTTCGACATCTGAATCAGAAGGTTCCTCAGTGAGccctataaaaaataaacatccaGATGAAGATGCTGTGGAAGCTGAGGGGCGTGAGGTAAAAAGACTCAGGTTTGACAAAGAAAGCGACGTCAGAGAGATGGCCAGTCAGACATCTTCCAGTGAAATTTCTTCAGTTATGGTAGAAGAAACAGAAGCTCCATCTTCATCTCAGAACAACGACAAAGAAATTAGTTGTACCAGGCAGCACTGTACAGAAGAGGATGAAGAAgaggatgaagaggaagaag agTCTTTTATGACATCAAGAGAAATGATCCCAGAaaggaaaaatcaagaaaaagaatcTGATGATGCCTTAACTGTGAGTGAAGAGACTTCTGAGGAAAACAATCAAATGGAGGAATCTGATCTGACTCAAGTTGAGAGAGGTTTACATTCTGAAGGTAGTGAAAATACCGGCCCTGTAAGTAGTTCCAGTTGCCATGAAACGGAAGAATTAATAGGATCCAATTCCAGTAAAACTGGAGAGATTCTCTCAGAATCTTCCACGGAAGCCACAGAAGTCACAGATGAACCAATGGAACAAGACTaa
- the PPP4R2 gene encoding serine/threonine-protein phosphatase 4 regulatory subunit 2 isoform X3, which produces MCRRGKMDYSYSPELKLQFLSIPFTIQRLCELLTDPRRNYTGTDKFLRGVEKNVMVVSCVYPSSEKNSSNSLNRMNGVMFPGNSPSYTERSNINGPGTPRPLNRPKVSLSVPMTTNGLPESTDSKESNLKQNEDKNHSDSSTSESEGSSVSPIKNKHPDEDAVEAEGREVKRLRFDKESDVREMASQTSSSEISSVMVEETEAPSSSQNNDKEISCTRQHCTEEDEEEDEEEEESFMTSREMIPERKNQEKESDDALTVSEETSEENNQMEESDLTQVERGLHSEGSENTGPVSSSSCHETEELIGSNSSKTGEILSESSTEATEVTDEPMEQD; this is translated from the exons atgtgccgcagg ggGAAGATGGATTATAGCTACTCTCCAGAACTGAAGTTACAGTTTCTTAG TATACCTTTTACTATTCAGCGACTATGTGAATTGCTCACAGATCCAAGGAGAAACTATACAGGAACAGACAAATTTCTCAGAGGAGTAGaaaag AATGTGATGGTGGTTAGCTGTGTTTATCCTTCTTCAGA gaAGAACAGTTCCAATAGTTTAAATCGAATGAATGGTGTTATGTTTCCTGGAAATTCACCAAGTTACACTGAAAG GTCTAATATAAATGGACCTGGAACACCCAGGCCACTTAATCGACCAAAGGTTTCTTTGTCAGTCCCCATGACAACAAATGGCTTACCTGAGAGCACAGACAGCAAAGAGTCAAACTTAAagcaaaatgaggataaaaatcacaG TGACTCTTCGACATCTGAATCAGAAGGTTCCTCAGTGAGccctataaaaaataaacatccaGATGAAGATGCTGTGGAAGCTGAGGGGCGTGAGGTAAAAAGACTCAGGTTTGACAAAGAAAGCGACGTCAGAGAGATGGCCAGTCAGACATCTTCCAGTGAAATTTCTTCAGTTATGGTAGAAGAAACAGAAGCTCCATCTTCATCTCAGAACAACGACAAAGAAATTAGTTGTACCAGGCAGCACTGTACAGAAGAGGATGAAGAAgaggatgaagaggaagaag agTCTTTTATGACATCAAGAGAAATGATCCCAGAaaggaaaaatcaagaaaaagaatcTGATGATGCCTTAACTGTGAGTGAAGAGACTTCTGAGGAAAACAATCAAATGGAGGAATCTGATCTGACTCAAGTTGAGAGAGGTTTACATTCTGAAGGTAGTGAAAATACCGGCCCTGTAAGTAGTTCCAGTTGCCATGAAACGGAAGAATTAATAGGATCCAATTCCAGTAAAACTGGAGAGATTCTCTCAGAATCTTCCACGGAAGCCACAGAAGTCACAGATGAACCAATGGAACAAGACTaa